The genome window ACACCCGCTACCGGCACGCCGCCCGGCTGCTGGCCGCCTGGCGGCGCGAGGGCGTGCTGGCCCCGGACCCGCGCCCGGCGATCTACGTGTACGAGCAGCTCACCGCCGCCGACAGCCCGAGCGGCGAGCTGCTGCAGCGCGGCCTGATCGGCGCGCTCGCGGTCAGCGGCAGCGAGGTCGGCGTGGTGCTGCCGCACGAGGACGTGATGCCCCGGCCGGTCGCCGACCGGGTCGGCCTGATGCGCACCACCCGGGCCAACCTGGAGCCGCTGCTGCTCACCTACCGGGGCAAGGGCGGTGCGTCCGGGGTGATCGAGCGCGCCGTGACCGGGGAGCCGCTGTTCACCACCACCACCTCGGACGGCACCCGGCACCGGCTCTGGGCGGTCACCGAGCCGGCCGAGCTGGCCGAGATCGGCCGCGACCTGGCCACCTGCCGGGCGCTGATCGCGGACGGGCACCACCGCTGGGAGATGTACCTGCGGCTGCAGCGCGAGCACCGCCACCTGCCGTTCAGCCCGTGGGACCGGGGCATGGTGCTGCTGGTGGACACCGCCCGCTACCCGCTGCGGGTGCGGGCCATCCACCGGGTGCTCTACCGGCTGCCCCCGGAGCAGGCGGTGGCGGCGCTCAAGCAGGAGCAGGACGGCTGGCAGCTGCGCCGGCTGGCCGGCGACCTGTCCGAGGCGCTGGCCGAGCTGGCGGCGGCCAAGGGGCAGGGCGGCAACGCCTTCGTGCTGACCGGCGGCACCGGCGACCGGTTCCTGCTGACCGGGCCCGACCGGGCCCTGCTGGACGCGACGGTCACCCGGGACAAGCCCGAGGAGTGGCGCCACCTGGACGCGACCGTGCTGCACGAGGTGCTGCTGGAGCACGTCTGGCGGGTGCCGGACCGCGCCGAGGAGATCGGCTACCTGCACACGGCCGCCGCCGCGGAGCGCGAGGCCGCGCGGGCCGGCGGCACGGCGGTGCTGCTGCACCCGGTGGACGAGGGCGTGGTGCGCCGGCTGGCCGAGCAGGGCGTGACCATGCCGCGCAAGTCCACCTCGTTCGGCCCGAAGCCGGCCACCGGGCTGGTGCTGCGCAGTCTCGACCTGGGCTGAGCGCCCGGGCGCGAACGCAGAACGGGGTGGCCCCCGACCCGCGTGCGGCGGGTCGGGGGCCACCCCGTTTCAAGCTGACCGGTCGTCAGTCGCGCTCGGAGCGACGGGCCTCGCGGTCCCGGTCGATCTGGTCGACCTCCTGGGCCGAGGCCTCCTCGATCTCCAGGTCGTCCTCGTCGTAGAACTCCTCGACGTCCTCGTCCTCCTCGAAGATCACCTTGTCGGTGCCCTCGTCGCGGGGGTCGTGGGCGGGACGGCGGACCGGCTCCTCGGCAGTCTCCTCGGCGAGCTCCTCGGCCTCGGGGTCCAGCGCGTCCACGAACTCCAGGCCGTCGATCTCGGCCAGGCGCTCGTCGGCGTTGGTGCTGCCCTCCGGGTCGGCCTCGGCCGCCTTGGCGAACCAGTCGCGGGACTCGTCGGCGCGGCCGGCGGCGATCAGCGCCTCGGCGTAGGCGTAGCGCAGGCGGGCGGTCCACGGGTGCACCGCGTTGGAGGCCAGCTCCGGGCTCTGCAGGGTGACCACGGCGGCGTCGAACTGGCCCATGTCGCCGCGGGCACCGGCCGCGACCAGGCGCATCTCGACCTGGCCGGCCTTGTCCAGCTGCTTGACCTCGGGCTCGCCGGCCATCGCCAGCGCCTTCTCCGGGCGGCCCAGGCCGCGCTCGCAGTCGGCCATGACCGGCCACAGGTCGGCACGGCCGGTCATCCGGCGGGCGGCGCGGAACTCGGTCAGCGCCTCCGAGTAACGCTGGGTCATGTAGGAGGCGAAGCCGGCGGCCTCCCGGACGGACGGCACGCGGGAGGCGAGCCGCAGCGCGACCCGGGAGAACTTGTAGGCCTCCTCCGGCTCGGTGTCGAGCAGGCGGGCCACCATGACCAGGTTGCGGGCGACGTCGTCGGCCAGCGTCTTCGGCAGGCTCATCAGCTCCTGGCGCACGTCCGCGTCGATCTCCGCACCGGTGACGTCCTCCGGGATCGGAAGGCGGTGCACCGGCTCTTGGGTGCCGCGACGGTCGTCGTAGCCACCCCGGTCGCGGTCGCCGTACGACGGACGGTCATCCCGACGGAACCCACCACGGTCGCCCGACGGCCGGTCGCCATAGGGCCGACGCTCACCACGCGGGCCACCCTCACGACGGGGACCCCGGTCGCGGTCGCCGTACGACGGACGGTCGTCCCGACGGAACCCACCACGGTCACCGGACGGCCGGTCATCCCGACGCGGCGCGCGGTCACGGTCACCGTACGACGGACGGTCGTCACGACGCGGGCCACGGTCGCGGTCGCCGTACGAGGGACGGTCGTCACGACGCGGAGCACGGTCGCGGTCGCCGTACGAGGGGCGGTCATCCCGACGCGGGCCACGGTCGCCGTACGACGGGCGGTCGTCGCGACGGAACCCACCGCGGTCGCCCGAGGGCCGCTCGTCACGACGGAAGTCACCACGGTCACCGGACGGCCGGTCATCCCGACGCGGCGCGCGGTCACGGTCACCGTACGACGGACGGTCGTCACGACGCGGGCCACGGTCGCGGTCGCCGTACGAGGGGCGGTCATCCCGACGCGGGCCACGGTCGCCGTACGACGGGCGGTCGTCGCGACGGAACCCACCGCGGTCGCCCGAGGGCCGCTCGTCACGACGGAAGTCACCACGGTCACCGGACGGCCGGTCGTCACGGCGCGGAGCACGGTCACGGTCGCCGTAGGAGGGACGGTCGTCACGACGCGGGCCACGGTCGCGGTCGCCGAACGACGGGCGGTCGTCACGACGGAACCCACCACGGTCGCCCGAGGGGCGGTCGTCACGGC of Kitasatospora viridis contains these proteins:
- a CDS encoding DUF1015 family protein, yielding MSGPNRGPEPAAGGPGDPGHVATAGLSLSPFRGLRYVPERVGGLAAVTSPPYDVVDPHRRIGLETSDPHNVVRLILPRPEPDDTGERPDRDTRYRHAARLLAAWRREGVLAPDPRPAIYVYEQLTAADSPSGELLQRGLIGALAVSGSEVGVVLPHEDVMPRPVADRVGLMRTTRANLEPLLLTYRGKGGASGVIERAVTGEPLFTTTTSDGTRHRLWAVTEPAELAEIGRDLATCRALIADGHHRWEMYLRLQREHRHLPFSPWDRGMVLLVDTARYPLRVRAIHRVLYRLPPEQAVAALKQEQDGWQLRRLAGDLSEALAELAAAKGQGGNAFVLTGGTGDRFLLTGPDRALLDATVTRDKPEEWRHLDATVLHEVLLEHVWRVPDRAEEIGYLHTAAAAEREAARAGGTAVLLHPVDEGVVRRLAEQGVTMPRKSTSFGPKPATGLVLRSLDLG
- a CDS encoding tetratricopeptide repeat protein, whose amino-acid sequence is MHRLPIPEDVTGAEIDADVRQELMSLPKTLADDVARNLVMVARLLDTEPEEAYKFSRVALRLASRVPSVREAAGFASYMTQRYSEALTEFRAARRMTGRADLWPVMADCERGLGRPEKALAMAGEPEVKQLDKAGQVEMRLVAAGARGDMGQFDAAVVTLQSPELASNAVHPWTARLRYAYAEALIAAGRADESRDWFAKAAEADPEGSTNADERLAEIDGLEFVDALDPEAEELAEETAEEPVRRPAHDPRDEGTDKVIFEEDEDVEEFYDEDDLEIEEASAQEVDQIDRDREARRSERD